The following coding sequences lie in one Alicyclobacillus curvatus genomic window:
- a CDS encoding chromosome condensation regulator, translating into MDCTSPEKAALETKLLRHDTIAAGRRHTVGLKTDGTVTAVGDNKYGQCNVSGWRDIVSIAAGNVHMATNTGNSHTIGLKSDGTVVAVGWNKHNQCNVNDWRDIVAVAAGWRRTIGVKSDGTVVAVGRNTYGECDVSAWHNIVAVTAGDWHTIGLKLDGTVTAVGINMYRQCNVSDWRDILAVSAGYLHTVGLKSDGTVKAVGSNQHNQCDVDDWCDIVAIAAGSYHTVGLKSDGTVVAVGLNKYDQCDVDGWNDIMAITAGCAHTLGIKSDGTVVAVGDNDYGQSDVNEWSAIQLPCN; encoded by the coding sequence ATGGACTGCACTTCACCTGAGAAAGCGGCGTTAGAGACAAAATTGTTGCGTCACGATACCATAGCGGCGGGGCGTCGTCATACCGTTGGTCTCAAAACTGACGGGACTGTGACGGCAGTGGGTGATAATAAATACGGTCAATGTAATGTGAGCGGCTGGCGTGATATTGTTTCGATCGCGGCTGGTAATGTTCATATGGCGACAAACACGGGTAATTCTCATACTATCGGTCTTAAATCTGACGGTACTGTGGTAGCTGTGGGTTGGAATAAGCATAACCAATGTAATGTCAACGACTGGCGCGATATTGTAGCCGTTGCGGCGGGTTGGCGCCGTACAATTGGGGTTAAGTCGGATGGCACGGTAGTTGCCGTGGGACGCAACACTTACGGCGAATGCGACGTAAGCGCCTGGCATAACATTGTGGCGGTCACCGCGGGTGACTGGCACACCATTGGTCTTAAATTGGACGGCACGGTGACGGCAGTGGGTATCAATATGTATCGTCAATGCAATGTAAGCGACTGGCGCGACATCTTGGCTGTTTCGGCGGGTTATCTTCATACTGTGGGGCTTAAATCGGATGGCACCGTTAAGGCTGTGGGTTCGAACCAGCATAATCAATGCGATGTAGATGACTGGTGCGATATAGTGGCGATAGCGGCAGGTAGTTATCATACCGTGGGGCTTAAATCGGATGGTACGGTGGTTGCTGTAGGGTTGAATAAATATGACCAATGCGATGTAGATGGTTGGAATGACATTATGGCTATTACGGCGGGTTGTGCCCATACCCTCGGAATTAAATCTGACGGCACGGTGGTTGCAGTGGGTGATAATGATTATGGACAAAGTGATGTAAACGAATGGAGCGCCATCCAACTGCCGTGTAATTAG